The Achromobacter deleyi genome has a window encoding:
- a CDS encoding HdeD family acid-resistance protein, protein MLEQQVVDQIGRHWGWVALRGVVAILFGFVAMFMPAITLSALVMVWGAFALVDGVLSLIAGVRIRENGKPLWALIIVGLLGVAAGIVTFLWPGLTALILLYIIAIWALVAGVFEVIAAIRFRKAIRNEWLLGLSGVVSILFGGMLIMQPGAGALALVWVIGIYAVFFGILLLVFSFRLKQHTAT, encoded by the coding sequence ATGCTGGAACAGCAAGTCGTGGATCAAATCGGCCGTCATTGGGGCTGGGTGGCGCTGCGCGGCGTCGTCGCCATCCTGTTCGGTTTCGTGGCCATGTTCATGCCGGCCATCACCTTGTCGGCGCTGGTCATGGTGTGGGGGGCGTTCGCACTGGTGGACGGCGTGCTGTCGCTGATTGCCGGCGTGCGCATCCGGGAAAATGGCAAGCCGCTGTGGGCGCTCATCATCGTGGGCCTGCTGGGCGTGGCCGCCGGCATCGTCACCTTCCTCTGGCCCGGGCTGACCGCGCTGATCCTGCTCTACATCATCGCGATCTGGGCGCTGGTGGCCGGCGTGTTCGAGGTCATCGCCGCGATCCGCTTCCGCAAGGCCATCCGCAACGAATGGCTGCTGGGCCTGTCCGGCGTGGTGTCCATCCTGTTCGGCGGCATGCTCATCATGCAGCCGGGCGCGGGCGCGCTGGCGCTGGTGTGGGTGATAGGCATCTACGCCGTGTTCTTCGGCATACTGCTGCTGGTTTTTTCCTTCCGCCTCAAGCAGCACACCGCCACCTGA
- a CDS encoding cyclase family protein, with protein MNQPQRYIRRPDGSNWGDFGHDDQLGTLNHLDSQARLAAIAEIRTGLSFSLSLPLTVPRAPVLNPRRKGPVIQPAEKNGVPVYRYPLALDVPGATDVISDDRVTLSPQYSTQWDALGHVGSMYDAHGTGQAQPTGYNGFAVSEPRAEGFTGTRDLSIAPMARHGIQGRGVMVDLRARYGDAQRKVSYRDLMDVMRADGVQVRPGDVLCLHTGLADLALTLGDDEQERLRTSCCVLDGADAELLAWIKDSRIAAIAADNHAVELRNHHLDAGQGPLLPLHEQCLFKLGLPLGELWHLTPLAQWLRQHGRHAFFLTAAPMYVPGLVGAPVNPIATV; from the coding sequence ATGAATCAACCGCAACGGTATATCCGCCGTCCGGACGGATCGAATTGGGGCGATTTCGGGCACGACGACCAGCTCGGCACGCTCAATCACCTGGACAGCCAGGCGCGCCTGGCCGCCATCGCCGAAATCCGGACGGGGCTTTCGTTTTCCCTGAGCCTGCCGCTGACGGTTCCGCGCGCGCCCGTGCTCAATCCGCGCCGCAAGGGGCCGGTGATCCAGCCGGCCGAGAAAAACGGGGTGCCGGTATACCGTTATCCGCTGGCACTCGACGTGCCCGGCGCCACGGATGTCATCAGCGACGACCGCGTCACGCTTTCGCCGCAGTACTCCACGCAATGGGACGCGCTGGGCCATGTGGGCTCGATGTACGACGCGCACGGCACGGGTCAGGCACAGCCCACCGGCTACAACGGCTTTGCCGTCAGCGAGCCTCGGGCCGAGGGTTTTACCGGCACGCGCGACCTGTCCATCGCGCCGATGGCGCGCCACGGCATCCAGGGGCGCGGCGTCATGGTGGACCTGCGCGCCCGCTACGGCGATGCGCAACGCAAGGTCTCCTATCGCGACCTGATGGACGTGATGCGCGCCGATGGCGTGCAGGTCCGGCCGGGCGACGTGCTGTGCCTGCATACCGGACTGGCCGATCTGGCGCTGACACTGGGCGACGACGAGCAGGAGCGGCTCAGGACGAGCTGCTGCGTGCTGGATGGCGCCGATGCGGAGCTGCTGGCGTGGATCAAGGACAGCCGGATCGCGGCCATTGCCGCCGATAACCACGCCGTCGAACTGCGCAACCATCACCTGGACGCAGGCCAGGGGCCGCTGCTACCCCTGCACGAGCAATGCCTCTTCAAGCTGGGCCTGCCTTTGGGCGAGCTCTGGCACCTGACCCCGCTGGCGCAATGGTTGCGCCAGCACGGCCGGCATGCCTTCTTCCTGACCGCGGCGCCCATGTACGTGCCCGGCCTGGTGGGCGCGCCGGTCAACCCCATCGCGACCGTCTGA
- a CDS encoding CaiB/BaiF CoA transferase family protein, which yields MLEYEVSDQLPLAGIKVLDLSAYIAGPYGCALLGDMGADVIKVEPPEGDNLRKYPSTLASESRAFLGINRNKRGLCLNLKEAAGYEVLVKLVREADVLVHNFRPGVPERLRIDYATLAAVNPRLIYCAMTGYGAAGPMARHAGYDQVLQSMTGMCAAQAKTDGPPEVLYGSVVDYYGAALISNSVSAALYRRERTGRGQAIEVSLLGSALAMQSARLVWAEGEPRRIERDMRSGGITGIHPTREGHLYLSANTPHFWRALCGHLDLPNLADHPDYDTVKKRAAQAGVLVPLVREALARASAREWAERFGQSVPCAEVRQVEDMFDHPQVQAMGFMRPYHSTEAGDYLGLAQWAQFGAAAENPAPAGAATGRGAPGLGEHSRKILSTLGYTADEVDHLLHSSVVQ from the coding sequence ATGTTGGAATATGAAGTCTCCGATCAACTGCCGCTGGCAGGCATCAAGGTCCTGGACCTGAGCGCCTACATCGCGGGCCCCTATGGCTGCGCCTTGCTGGGCGACATGGGCGCGGACGTTATCAAGGTCGAGCCGCCCGAAGGCGACAATCTGCGCAAGTATCCGTCGACTCTGGCATCCGAGAGCCGCGCGTTCCTGGGCATCAACCGCAACAAGCGCGGCCTGTGCCTGAACCTGAAGGAAGCGGCGGGTTACGAGGTCCTGGTCAAGCTGGTGCGCGAGGCCGACGTGCTGGTCCACAACTTCAGGCCTGGCGTACCGGAACGGCTGCGGATCGACTACGCCACGCTGGCTGCGGTCAATCCGCGGCTGATCTATTGCGCGATGACCGGCTACGGCGCGGCCGGTCCGATGGCCCGCCATGCGGGCTACGATCAGGTGCTGCAGTCCATGACCGGCATGTGCGCGGCGCAAGCCAAGACCGACGGCCCCCCCGAAGTCCTGTACGGGTCGGTGGTGGACTATTACGGCGCCGCGCTGATCTCCAACAGTGTGTCGGCGGCGCTCTACCGGCGCGAGAGGACGGGGCGGGGCCAGGCCATCGAGGTGTCGCTGCTGGGCAGCGCGCTGGCCATGCAATCGGCCCGTCTGGTCTGGGCCGAGGGCGAGCCGCGCCGCATCGAGCGCGACATGCGCTCGGGCGGCATTACGGGCATCCACCCCACCCGAGAGGGTCACCTCTATCTGTCGGCCAATACGCCGCATTTCTGGCGCGCCCTGTGCGGCCACCTGGATCTGCCGAACCTGGCCGACCACCCCGACTACGACACGGTGAAGAAGCGCGCGGCTCAGGCCGGGGTGCTGGTGCCGCTGGTCCGCGAGGCCTTGGCGCGCGCCTCGGCGCGCGAGTGGGCCGAGCGCTTTGGCCAGAGCGTGCCTTGCGCGGAGGTCAGGCAGGTCGAGGACATGTTCGACCATCCGCAGGTGCAGGCCATGGGGTTCATGCGCCCGTATCACAGCACAGAGGCGGGCGATTATCTTGGCCTGGCGCAATGGGCACAGTTTGGCGCGGCCGCCGAGAACCCGGCGCCCGCCGGCGCCGCTACCGGCCGCGGCGCGCCGGGGCTGGGCGAACACAGCCGCAAGATACTGTCCACCCTGGGTTACACCGCGGACGAAGTGGACCATTTGCTGCATTCCTCCGTGGTGCAATAA
- a CDS encoding GntR family transcriptional regulator: MSDSPLPLYHKVYLLLKQRLLAGGFAVDTAMPGENALAAEYGVSRLTMRRSLDMLESEGLVKRRQGRGTFALSHAQLSAPQNSSDIDVLMAHLARMGMHTQVRLLELDTAPATPQVAARLELEVGTLVQRSVRVRSHQGQPFSHLTTFVPNDIGQHIRRKDLGSKPLLAIFQDLGLRVARAEQSISAVLAEPGVAELLEVPVGSALLSLHRVVRDESGRPVEWLHARYRPDRYEYRMNMQAHDMPGQPTWLPAAMPALASA, encoded by the coding sequence GTGTCCGACAGCCCGCTGCCTCTTTATCACAAGGTATATCTACTGCTGAAGCAGCGGCTGCTGGCGGGCGGATTTGCCGTGGACACGGCCATGCCGGGCGAAAACGCCCTGGCGGCCGAATACGGCGTGTCGCGCTTGACCATGCGGCGTTCGCTGGACATGCTGGAATCCGAAGGCCTGGTCAAGCGCCGCCAGGGACGCGGCACCTTCGCCCTCAGCCACGCGCAGTTGTCGGCCCCGCAGAACAGTTCCGACATCGATGTCCTGATGGCGCACCTGGCCCGCATGGGCATGCACACCCAGGTGCGCCTGCTGGAACTGGATACCGCGCCGGCGACGCCGCAGGTGGCGGCGCGTCTTGAACTGGAGGTCGGCACCCTGGTGCAGCGCTCGGTGCGGGTGCGCAGCCACCAGGGCCAGCCATTCTCGCACCTGACCACTTTCGTGCCCAACGACATCGGCCAGCACATACGCCGCAAAGACCTGGGTTCCAAACCGCTGCTGGCCATTTTCCAGGACCTGGGCTTGCGGGTGGCGCGCGCCGAGCAATCGATTTCGGCGGTGCTGGCCGAGCCCGGCGTGGCCGAACTGCTCGAGGTTCCGGTGGGCTCGGCCCTGCTCAGCCTGCATCGCGTCGTGCGCGACGAATCGGGCCGTCCGGTCGAATGGCTGCACGCCCGGTACCGGCCCGACCGCTATGAGTACCGCATGAATATGCAAGCCCACGACATGCCCGGCCAACCCACCTGGCTGCCCGCTGCCATGCCCGCGCTGGCGAGCGCGTGA
- a CDS encoding LysR family transcriptional regulator, whose amino-acid sequence MNTDFLHTLAAVAQHGSMAEAARRLGLTHGAVAQQVRKLEQELGVPLVARAGRTVHLTAKAIELIGPMREVLERIEKIRYLARSDEMMGELRLGAGNTALNSMVPAILEHLVRRHPLISVEIQPGHSARFYPAIESGELDAAIALEAPYPLSKSLGWQLLREEPYVLAAAPRHAGRHPHSLLTAEPFIRYQRSDWSGRHVEDYLRRVGITPRDRFELNAIESIAVMVSRDLGVAILPRSTNGAIERLGLLALPLPAHCEPRRFGLIWSRVSPRLALIQAFRDIAIVEYAKAQDA is encoded by the coding sequence ATGAACACCGACTTCCTGCACACGCTGGCCGCCGTCGCCCAGCACGGCTCCATGGCCGAGGCCGCCCGCCGGCTTGGGCTCACGCACGGCGCCGTGGCGCAGCAGGTGCGCAAGCTGGAACAGGAGCTGGGTGTGCCGCTGGTGGCGCGCGCCGGACGCACGGTGCACCTGACGGCCAAGGCGATCGAACTGATCGGACCGATGCGCGAAGTCCTGGAACGGATCGAGAAGATCCGCTACCTGGCCCGATCCGACGAAATGATGGGCGAGCTCAGGCTGGGCGCCGGCAACACGGCGTTGAACTCGATGGTGCCGGCCATCCTGGAACACCTGGTCAGGCGCCATCCGCTGATCAGTGTGGAAATCCAGCCTGGACACTCGGCGCGCTTCTATCCCGCCATTGAAAGCGGCGAACTGGATGCCGCGATCGCGCTGGAAGCGCCCTATCCCCTGTCCAAGAGCCTGGGCTGGCAGTTGCTGCGCGAAGAGCCCTATGTGCTGGCGGCGGCCCCGCGCCATGCGGGCAGGCATCCGCACAGCCTGCTGACCGCGGAGCCCTTCATCCGCTACCAGCGCAGCGACTGGAGCGGGCGCCACGTCGAAGACTATCTGCGCCGCGTCGGCATCACGCCGCGCGACCGGTTCGAACTGAACGCGATCGAATCGATTGCGGTGATGGTGAGCCGGGACCTGGGCGTGGCCATCCTGCCCAGATCGACCAACGGCGCGATCGAGCGGCTGGGCCTGCTGGCCCTGCCGCTGCCCGCCCACTGCGAACCGCGCCGCTTCGGCCTGATCTGGTCGCGCGTGTCGCCGCGGCTGGCGCTGATCCAGGCGTTTCGCGACATTGCCATCGTGGAGTACGCCAAGGCGCAAGACGCCTAG
- the hpnE gene encoding hydroxysqualene dehydroxylase HpnE, whose amino-acid sequence MKAAVIGAGWAGLAASVALREAGAKVTVFEAGHTPGGRARRVFHGDFDAPLDNGQHLLSGAYKHTLALMRRVGRNPDALLMRRPLRLASLDGRFHLSAPRLPAPLHMAVAILRARGLSWADRLATLRLMRGLKAMSWTPPRDWTVLHLLHYHAQSDALIRQIWDPLCLAALNTPIATASAALFASVLRDSLAGTREDSDLLLPCTDLSALWPDAAARQVTMRYGSTVRQLHPSAEGIDINQERFDAAVLAVPPTFAARLLDAPLREAGALGLLEALKAFEYLPIATLNLRLADPWRLPEPMMMLREDAARGHAGQWLFDRAQLAGDAKAGELAVVASAATGIGDRNRRQVIEAMIDQVAEQAASHPSRLPPMPEVSAAELFIEKRATFAAVPGLTRPLNSTPWPTLALAGDWTDTGYPGVLEGAVRSGLQAARVLNPRAD is encoded by the coding sequence GTGAAGGCCGCGGTCATCGGCGCGGGCTGGGCTGGCCTGGCCGCCAGCGTCGCCCTGCGCGAGGCCGGCGCCAAGGTCACGGTATTCGAGGCCGGCCACACGCCGGGCGGACGCGCCCGGCGCGTCTTCCACGGCGACTTCGATGCGCCGCTGGACAACGGCCAACACCTGCTGTCCGGCGCGTACAAGCACACCCTGGCGCTGATGCGCCGCGTGGGCCGCAACCCCGACGCCCTGCTGATGCGCCGGCCCTTGCGGCTGGCCAGCCTGGACGGCCGTTTCCATCTGTCCGCCCCGCGCCTGCCCGCCCCCTTGCACATGGCGGTAGCCATCCTGCGCGCCCGCGGCCTCTCCTGGGCCGACCGCCTTGCCACCCTGCGCCTCATGCGCGGGCTCAAGGCCATGTCCTGGACACCGCCGCGCGACTGGACCGTGCTGCACCTGCTGCACTATCACGCGCAATCCGACGCGCTGATCCGCCAGATCTGGGACCCGCTCTGCCTGGCCGCGCTGAACACGCCGATCGCCACGGCCAGCGCCGCCCTGTTTGCCAGCGTGCTGCGCGACAGCCTCGCCGGCACGCGCGAGGACAGCGATCTGCTGCTGCCTTGCACGGACCTGTCGGCGCTGTGGCCGGATGCCGCTGCGCGCCAGGTCACCATGCGCTACGGCAGCACGGTGCGCCAACTGCACCCGTCGGCCGAAGGCATCGATATCAACCAGGAGCGCTTTGACGCCGCCGTGCTGGCCGTGCCGCCCACATTCGCGGCGCGCCTGCTGGACGCGCCCTTGCGCGAAGCCGGCGCCCTGGGCTTGCTCGAGGCGCTGAAGGCCTTCGAATACCTGCCCATCGCGACGCTGAACCTGCGCCTGGCGGATCCGTGGCGCCTGCCCGAACCCATGATGATGCTGCGCGAGGATGCGGCCCGGGGCCATGCCGGCCAATGGCTGTTCGACCGCGCCCAGCTGGCCGGCGACGCCAAGGCGGGAGAACTGGCCGTGGTGGCCAGCGCGGCCACAGGCATCGGCGACCGCAACCGCCGCCAGGTCATCGAAGCCATGATCGACCAGGTGGCGGAGCAGGCTGCCAGCCATCCGTCCAGGCTGCCTCCGATGCCGGAAGTGTCGGCGGCGGAACTGTTCATCGAAAAACGCGCCACCTTCGCGGCGGTTCCCGGCCTGACCCGGCCGCTGAACTCCACGCCCTGGCCGACGCTGGCCCTGGCCGGCGACTGGACCGACACCGGCTACCCCGGCGTGCTGGAAGGCGCGGTGCGCAGCGGCCTGCAGGCCGCCCGCGTGCTGAATCCCCGCGCGGACTGA
- a CDS encoding tripartite tricarboxylate transporter substrate binding protein, giving the protein MKKTRYTALAALRPLAAAIGLASALGAAHAAGYPDQPITVVVPYSAGGGADNAARIIAQGMGEVAGQSVVIENKGGASGSIGAAFVARAKPDGYTVLFDASAFSINPVLRKLPYDAKKDFIPVSQAVSVPNILVAAPGSAFNNLPDFIKAARAHPGKYTFASYGPGSLAQMAAELLKKDAGVDVVHVPYKGGAPAIVDVMGGQVDVYFANAASSLNYVSGGKLKALAVSSGKRMPELPDVATVSEGGIKNFDVVEWNGFFLPAGASPEVVAKLQELVQKALARPDTRDKLAKLGLTPVGSSAADFAKFVDAEQIRWAEVVKTNSITVN; this is encoded by the coding sequence ATGAAGAAGACCCGTTACACGGCCTTGGCCGCATTGCGTCCGCTGGCCGCCGCCATCGGCCTGGCCAGCGCATTGGGCGCGGCGCACGCCGCCGGCTACCCCGACCAGCCCATCACCGTGGTGGTGCCGTACTCCGCCGGGGGTGGGGCTGACAACGCCGCGCGCATCATTGCGCAAGGCATGGGCGAAGTCGCCGGTCAGAGCGTCGTGATCGAGAACAAGGGTGGCGCCAGCGGCTCCATCGGGGCGGCCTTTGTGGCGCGGGCGAAGCCCGACGGCTACACGGTGCTTTTCGACGCCTCGGCCTTCTCCATCAATCCGGTGCTGCGCAAGCTGCCTTACGACGCGAAGAAGGACTTCATCCCGGTCTCGCAGGCTGTCAGCGTGCCCAACATCCTGGTGGCGGCGCCGGGTTCGGCCTTCAACAATTTGCCCGACTTCATCAAGGCGGCGCGCGCCCATCCCGGCAAGTACACCTTCGCTTCATACGGGCCGGGCAGCCTGGCGCAGATGGCCGCCGAATTACTGAAGAAGGATGCGGGCGTGGACGTGGTGCACGTGCCCTACAAGGGCGGCGCGCCGGCCATCGTGGATGTCATGGGCGGGCAGGTCGACGTCTATTTCGCCAACGCCGCGTCCAGCCTGAACTACGTCAGCGGCGGCAAGCTGAAGGCGCTGGCGGTGTCGTCGGGCAAGCGCATGCCGGAACTGCCCGATGTGGCGACGGTAAGCGAAGGCGGCATCAAGAACTTTGACGTGGTCGAATGGAACGGGTTCTTCCTGCCGGCCGGCGCCAGCCCGGAAGTGGTGGCCAAGCTGCAAGAGCTGGTGCAAAAGGCGTTGGCGCGTCCCGACACCCGCGACAAGCTGGCCAAGCTGGGGCTGACGCCGGTGGGCAGCAGCGCCGCGGATTTCGCCAAGTTTGTCGATGCCGAACAAATCCGTTGGGCCGAGGTCGTGAAAACCAATAGCATTACGGTGAATTGA
- a CDS encoding fluoride efflux transporter CrcB yields MSAYQTLVPLNFLAVGLGAILGAWTRWLVSLWLNVESWPWGTFVVNLAGGYLVGLVLALVAGHPEWPAWVRLGAITGFMGGLTTFSTFSAETVGMLERGAYASALGYAGFSLAGSLVLTVAGIATASLLR; encoded by the coding sequence ATGTCCGCCTATCAAACGCTGGTTCCCCTGAATTTCCTGGCCGTGGGCCTGGGCGCGATATTGGGCGCCTGGACCCGCTGGCTGGTCAGCCTTTGGCTGAACGTCGAATCCTGGCCCTGGGGCACGTTTGTGGTGAACCTGGCCGGCGGCTATCTCGTCGGCCTGGTGCTGGCGTTGGTCGCAGGTCATCCGGAATGGCCGGCCTGGGTGCGGCTGGGGGCCATCACCGGTTTCATGGGCGGCTTGACCACGTTCTCCACGTTCTCGGCCGAAACGGTCGGCATGCTGGAGCGGGGCGCCTACGCCAGCGCGCTGGGGTACGCCGGCTTCAGCCTGGCCGGTTCGCTCGTCCTGACGGTGGCCGGCATCGCCACAGCCAGCCTGCTGCGCTAG
- a CDS encoding tripartite tricarboxylate transporter substrate binding protein, with the protein MQGLLRIGAGCALLGALALPLAPALAQGNAIKLVVGAPPGGTTDTVARSIAQHMSQDLARTVLVENKPGAGGNIAADYVAKSSPDGNTLLVTFTSFSINASLYRKLPFDPIGDFTPISMLANVPSVLVTRKDFPARSMAEFVSQVQASPGKYTMALGAIGSSLHMAGERMKMMAKLDILNVPYKGTAPAITDLLGGQVDMMFASSLNALPHIKSGALRALGVTSPQALPQFPGVPPIGDTIKGFESNAWFALFGPARLPPETLAMLNAAARKAVDTPEFRQLLEREAASAVSSSPAELGAFVRKDIERYAEIVKFTGATVD; encoded by the coding sequence ATGCAGGGACTGCTACGCATAGGCGCGGGCTGCGCGCTGTTGGGCGCGCTGGCATTGCCGCTGGCCCCCGCCCTGGCGCAGGGCAACGCCATCAAGCTGGTCGTGGGCGCTCCGCCGGGCGGCACCACCGATACCGTGGCGCGCAGCATCGCACAGCACATGTCGCAGGATCTCGCCCGCACCGTGCTGGTCGAGAACAAGCCGGGCGCGGGCGGCAACATCGCCGCCGACTACGTCGCCAAGAGCAGCCCCGACGGCAACACCTTGCTGGTCACGTTCACCAGCTTTTCCATCAACGCCTCCCTGTACCGCAAGCTGCCGTTCGACCCGATAGGCGATTTCACGCCCATCAGCATGCTGGCCAATGTGCCCAGCGTGCTGGTCACGCGCAAGGACTTCCCGGCCCGGTCCATGGCGGAATTCGTGTCGCAGGTGCAGGCCAGCCCCGGCAAGTACACCATGGCGCTGGGCGCCATCGGCTCGTCGCTGCACATGGCCGGAGAGCGCATGAAGATGATGGCCAAACTGGATATCCTGAATGTGCCGTACAAGGGCACGGCGCCCGCCATCACGGATCTGCTGGGTGGCCAGGTGGACATGATGTTCGCCAGTTCGCTCAATGCCCTGCCGCACATCAAGAGCGGTGCGCTCAGGGCGCTGGGCGTCACCAGCCCGCAGGCGCTGCCGCAGTTCCCCGGCGTGCCGCCCATAGGCGATACCATCAAGGGTTTCGAATCCAATGCGTGGTTTGCCCTGTTCGGCCCTGCCAGGCTGCCGCCCGAAACGCTCGCGATGCTCAATGCCGCGGCGCGCAAGGCGGTCGACACGCCGGAGTTCCGCCAATTGCTCGAGCGCGAGGCCGCAAGCGCGGTCAGCAGCAGTCCGGCAGAATTGGGCGCCTTCGTACGCAAAGATATCGAACGCTACGCCGAGATCGTCAAGTTCACCGGCGCCACGGTCGATTGA
- a CDS encoding HpcH/HpaI aldolase/citrate lyase family protein produces the protein MRSKLFVPASRPELFDKAMASQADALSFDLEDAVAPARKQAARESLASWLASPAFSAVHAQHPKKIIVRVNASDTPYFADDLDALARSPIDVLNLPKVESPEALRTAAAQAIAAGFQGEFLVTVETPQALARAAELAAAHPRVAGLQLGLADLFEPLGIDRYQPETLRAVMLALRLGAGCAGKYAMDAAYARVRDGEGFRAEAQLARSLGFLGKSCVHPSQVAIANEVFGFSAEEVAAAERIVAASREQDGVGAFLLDGKMIDAPFVRRACDVLLAVGRAV, from the coding sequence ATGAGAAGCAAGCTTTTTGTTCCGGCATCGCGCCCGGAATTATTCGACAAAGCCATGGCCAGTCAGGCGGATGCGCTGTCCTTCGACCTGGAGGATGCGGTCGCGCCGGCGCGCAAGCAGGCCGCGCGGGAAAGCCTGGCCAGCTGGCTGGCATCACCTGCCTTTAGCGCAGTACATGCGCAACATCCTAAGAAAATTATCGTTCGCGTCAACGCGTCCGATACCCCATATTTTGCGGACGACCTGGACGCGCTGGCGCGCTCGCCGATCGATGTGCTGAACCTGCCCAAGGTCGAGAGCCCGGAAGCGCTGCGCACCGCCGCGGCGCAGGCCATCGCGGCCGGCTTCCAGGGCGAGTTCCTGGTCACCGTGGAAACGCCGCAGGCCCTGGCTCGCGCGGCCGAGCTGGCGGCCGCGCATCCACGCGTCGCAGGCTTGCAACTGGGGCTGGCCGACCTGTTCGAGCCGCTGGGCATCGACCGCTATCAACCCGAGACGTTGCGTGCGGTGATGCTGGCCTTGCGGCTGGGCGCCGGTTGCGCCGGCAAGTACGCCATGGATGCGGCCTACGCCCGGGTGCGCGACGGCGAGGGCTTCCGCGCCGAAGCGCAACTGGCGCGTTCCTTGGGTTTTCTGGGCAAATCCTGCGTGCATCCCAGCCAGGTCGCCATCGCCAACGAGGTGTTCGGCTTCAGCGCCGAAGAGGTCGCGGCGGCCGAGCGGATCGTGGCTGCCAGCCGTGAACAGGACGGGGTGGGCGCCTTTCTGCTGGACGGGAAGATGATCGACGCGCCCTTTGTGCGCCGTGCCTGCGACGTCCTGCTGGCGGTCGGCCGGGCAGTCTGA
- a CDS encoding PepSY-associated TM helix domain-containing protein — translation MDSQPTPRRRAYWLKTLHQWHWISSALCLLGMLLFAVTGLTLNNAGHIESKAVVSSREARLPEPVLKQLSTPPAHKKAPLPAPVAQWLDETLDASTGGRPAEWSADEVYLSLPRAGGDAWLSIDLASGDVEYERTDRGWISYLNDLHKGRNTGLAWSWFLDIFAVACLVFSLTGLVLLKMHAGNRSATWPMVGLGLVIPLVLALLFIH, via the coding sequence ATGGACAGTCAACCCACCCCTCGCCGCCGGGCCTACTGGCTCAAGACACTGCACCAATGGCACTGGATCAGCTCCGCGCTCTGCCTGCTGGGAATGCTGTTGTTTGCGGTGACGGGGTTGACCTTGAACAACGCCGGGCACATCGAATCGAAGGCAGTGGTCAGCAGCCGTGAAGCGCGCTTGCCCGAGCCCGTCCTGAAGCAGTTGTCAACGCCGCCCGCGCACAAGAAGGCGCCCCTGCCTGCCCCCGTTGCCCAGTGGCTGGACGAGACGCTGGATGCGTCCACCGGCGGCAGGCCCGCCGAGTGGTCGGCCGACGAGGTCTACCTGTCCTTGCCGCGTGCCGGCGGCGACGCCTGGCTGTCCATCGACCTGGCCAGCGGCGACGTGGAATACGAACGCACCGACCGCGGCTGGATTTCCTACCTGAACGATCTGCACAAGGGTCGCAACACCGGCCTGGCCTGGAGCTGGTTCCTGGACATCTTCGCCGTCGCCTGTCTGGTCTTTTCGCTGACCGGACTGGTGCTGCTCAAGATGCACGCCGGCAACCGCAGCGCGACCTGGCCCATGGTGGGGCTGGGCCTGGTGATTCCGCTGGTGCTGGCCCTGCTCTTCATTCATTGA
- a CDS encoding carboxymuconolactone decarboxylase family protein produces MSREDDFERGLANRRAVLGDEWVQRSLDRATTFTADYQNMITRYAWHDIWSRPGLPHKARRMMVLAVTLSLGRWEEFELHVRAALTAQDGSRLTPDELKEVLLQNAIYAGVPAANTAFSLAQNILREVAAQIGYDLAAADPRQADLFGARPA; encoded by the coding sequence ATGAGCCGTGAAGACGATTTCGAGCGCGGCCTGGCGAACCGCCGCGCCGTGCTGGGCGATGAATGGGTGCAGCGTTCGCTGGACCGCGCCACCACATTCACCGCCGACTACCAGAACATGATCACGCGCTACGCCTGGCACGATATCTGGAGCCGCCCGGGCCTGCCGCACAAGGCGCGGCGCATGATGGTGCTGGCGGTGACCCTGTCGCTGGGCCGCTGGGAAGAGTTCGAACTGCACGTGCGCGCCGCGCTGACGGCGCAGGATGGATCGCGCCTGACGCCCGACGAACTCAAGGAGGTGCTGTTGCAGAATGCGATTTACGCGGGCGTTCCGGCGGCCAACACGGCCTTCAGCCTGGCACAGAACATCCTGCGCGAGGTGGCCGCGCAAATCGGCTATGACCTGGCTGCGGCGGACCCGCGCCAGGCCGACCTGTTCGGCGCCAGGCCTGCCTGA